A segment of the Myxocyprinus asiaticus isolate MX2 ecotype Aquarium Trade chromosome 10, UBuf_Myxa_2, whole genome shotgun sequence genome:
atataaaaatacagtttttatctTGATGTCCTCAAGCCGTTATAACTCAAGAGGTCTGCAGTTCTCCACATCTCCTTGGTGCGGCCGTATTACAGAGTTGAGTGACAGAGGCAGCTGCAACAGTCATCTCAGTGTTTCACTTGTAGTATCAGCATTCTGAACAGCGATGAAaacggttaaagggatagttcacccaaaaatgaaaatactcattatttagtcaccctcatgccataccagatgtgtatggctttctttcttcagctgaacacaaatatttttagaagaatatctcggctctgtaggccttttcaatgcaagtaaatgttgaccagaccttttgaaggtccaaaaatcaaataaataaataatccataagactccagtggttaaatcaatatcttcagaagtgatatgataggtctgggtgagaaacagatcaatactgagGTCCTGTTTTACCATAATTCTCACATCACTTTGTGAATGTTTACTGtatcatttttacattcttttaccgttaaaattacagacatttttattgtatatattttacaaattacaGGGTGTCCCATGGTTtaccaaataaaaattatattcaaaaagttttaatgaattattcacattttcacacacaaaaacctGTATTACAAGGTGCAATGCGGCATTACAGGGTTGAAATGTAGACTTAAGAGTGTAATTAacaccatttctttaaaaaaaaaaatacatgtagcTGTTTTGTTAGATGTTATATGTTCTGTATTTGCAAATAAAATGGAATGGAAAATaatctttgaaaaataaaaaaaaaatacatcgtATAACAGGTGGAGACTAAGAGTGGAAATATGAAGGCTAAATTAGTTGTCAGTGATTCAATATCTACAATTACATatttcatcattttaattttatatatatatatatatatatatatatatatatatatatatatatatatataaaatgtaattttgcctAACAGGGTGGAACCTGTATGTGTGGGACAAGCAGACACTAATGCTAAAACATAAAAAGATCATAAATAAAGAGGAGGATTGAGACTTATTTTCTAGATTGTTTCCTATTTGAATTACTCTCATGATGTGATGCCACATCAGGaaaaaattttcatatttggatggGTCGATCTACAGATCTAccacttttaccttctaacagagGGGAAAGTTGGATGCAGGCAGAAACCATGTATTAATGAGGATAGTGAAGTTTAAGACAAAGGACTTATTTAACAGATTTCAAGATTTGGGCTTAAAAAGTCAAAAACACTTCCTCAGTAAAtgctaaatatttaaatatatgtagGCTAATACTTcattaatgtatataatatacaactacatttaaaaaagaataatttgGGGTGTCATTTCAAACAATGGTTTAAATGATACAGTATATGAGATGACTTTGTTGAGGGAAAGGCAGCACATACAAAGCATGACCCTCATAGCAAAATTTGAATGTTGAGGAATTTCTGCTAATTGCAATGCTTTTTCATAATTTCATTAAACATGCTATTAACTTCaaatattcacatttaaatgctGTTCTGCTATTTATTTCCCCAAATGACAGCCTATAATGACAGTTGCTGATcaagttctactcagcagtcactggttctgtcctctgcactttagtaactgtctagtttggttcagctaccaaatcAGACAtcggaagactacaaaggacagttcagactgctgagcagattattggttctacccttcccaccctccaagaacagtttttttttccctcaggctatccatctcatgaacaattaaaactgcaccattgagcaataattatgtgcaataaccAGCTTAGTCTGttatatttaacatatcctacatcTTCTgaacattacattcccttgcactaacTGTATATGacacatttgtatttgtacatgcgTATATGTCttgtgtctttttttatatatactttacatTTCTATtctcttattttaatttttgttctattttgttaattattattatctctgtcttgttgtattgtttgtgcactggaagcttgtcaccaagacaaattccttgccaATAAAGCTCAATCTGATTTTGATAAGCTTACGACGCGCAAAAATCTTCAGTAACGTAACAGCAGGGAAACGCTTGTCATGTAGTGTCACAAAGCTTAGTCACTGGAAAAAATGAGTAGCTGCTATTATAGGGGGGATCTGAACAGCTGAGGATGGGTATTAACACAACATGGATGACACCCGTTTAAATAAAACATCATCTCAACATTGTTCATGGACTAAATGACGATGCCATGACAGAGACAGCCTGTTTACAATAAATCATGAAATGAAACTTGAAATAAAAGTAACTGTCTACACAATCAGCACTACCACATTTCAGCAAGCAGGTAAAAATTTGTGTAGAAATAGTTCTCAGGTTCTAAAGTGTTTAGTAAAAGTAGTGGAATTGTCAGAAAGGTAACAATGTACACTTATGCTTTAATACACTAAGAGCTTATCAGTATTACCAAAACAGTGCTGCCCTGTCTTCAAATGGATCTAGAATCACTGTAAGGACAGCTGTCTCACTCCTCATTAACAGGGACTGGAGTTACGAGGTCATCCTTTGGTGAGTCTTCCGGAGGTGAGGACAAGAATTTCCACATtaccaatttgattggctgatcaaaAGAAGACATTGCAGTAAATTACAAGTTAAGCACCATTAGCAGTATCaagcatgatttaaaaaaaatatatataataataataataataataatttctttggTCAAAATTGAGTTAAAAAAATTATAGGAATCAAGTGTcttatgctcagattcagagaataTATCATTATAATTCTTACAGTCTTATAATTCACATTTGGtagtctctgcacattaaactggaaaAGGAGAACTTATCTTTTCAAAATTAAGCAGGTCTGATGTCAAAATTCTGCAATATTGGTATGTGTATGATCTatgttaatacagtatatattaaaatactATCATGTCAGTATAAATGATATTTCCATATTAACTTTATTCAGCCCTGATGAGTGTCCTGGTTTCTTACAGAACTCTTATCCAGACACATATCAGCTATTCCTTTCATGTTAAACTGATTTCAGAAGTTGTCTATGCAAACAATGTGTCGCCCCCTAGAGGTAAAAAACAAAgatatgaaatgaaacaattcAACATTGTGAATTTTTCTGCAAATTATTCTTAAAATTCAGATCAAGCTTTATTAAGCTGTAATAAGAAAATCTGTAGAGAATAAAAATGTGAAACCTCTGTCATGACAGATAAAAACACTTTATTTAACTGTATTTTACATGAGTGCAGGCCCCCCTTGCATGGTATCTTGTCTCCTTAGCCCAGTGGAGACAGAATGTCAGGTGCAGGCACAAGGTTAATGAAAATACTGGACTGTACACATGGGGCAACACCATGTCAGGTAGTTGGGAAAAGCTGCAAGGCCACTCCAAGCAGGGATCCACTCAGCTAGAGACAAGTCCTTTTAGACCAAGGTCTGTACCACCCTATTAAACTCCATGCCATCCGTATAGAAAAACACTTGGGTTTATGCTGTCTTGCAAGTCTTGACATAATTTAGTAAGTTAGTTGCAGATTTTTTGTTCACAGTTCTCAATGATCTGTaataaattaatgaaacaagTTCTGGTGACGTTGCCGAGTCACCTTCACAGTAAGTGACAACCGGCCTCCACGCCTggtgggaaagagagagagcacaatGCTATCTGAAGTCAGAGGTCATCTTACTCGTAGCCGTGACATCATCCATTCTAGACCCTGGCAGAGCCTGTGGACAGGAAAGAGACATTCAGTGCCGGCAGTTAACAATGAGTCCTTTTTCTAGCTCTCAAAATTACACAATGAAAGACATTTGTGCTCTCTGTTCTTTTTGTCAGTCAGAGCCTTCTGAACTAATGACCTGGAGTCCAAAACGGGGTCATGCATCATCTTCTTCTCTGTAAACACTTCATGACCGCTTAtactttcaaatgtttttatttacttgtAACTTATACAAAGATTCTGTTTACCAAccgttccaaacccataggacAGAATGtaatgtctcagtcaccatttactttcattgtatgaaaaaaagatgcaatgaaagttaatggtgaatGAAGCAGTCAATCCCCAACATTCttcccaacatctccttttgtgcttcatgaaagaaagaaagtcattcaagtttggagcatcataagggtgagtaaatgaaaaaacTAAGCTCTGTCTCTTTAATGGGTCTACATTCCATTGGCTTTTTGTTCAACATTATGActttataacacattttaaatactAGTTCCTGTCCAAAAAGGAGACAGGGGTGCATTTATTAATCTGAATGCTTACACAGCAGAAGCTCTTTTATAATTTATTGGTTTCAATTTCAGAAACAAAAAATGACTGCAAAAGTTCACTCACATCTGCAAACATTTAACTGGACCTTTATATGTACATTTCTTCATACCATGTAAACTGTGGCCAATGTGCTGTCTGTAGGTTGGTTAAATTGGTCTTACCCCTCCCCAGTGAGTGCACAACAGGCCTGGATGTGCCACTGATGGTCTTTGACAGAGGTAAGCTGTAAACTCTGGGAAATCTCAGCAACAGTCATACAACTCTTCACATCTTGCTTGTTGGCAAAAATCAACAAACCAGCTTTTTTCAGAtcctaaaaaagaaaaagggaaattAGCAGTATAACAATAAGAAACAAAAGAGAAAACCAGACATCACCATCACGTCTAAGAATAATCCCGTTAGAATATTTGTACGTACACTCACTGGCATGTATTGATGTACAAATACTAACTTCATGGGCTAACATCCTGTAGAGCTCCTCTTTGGTCACTGAGATTCGCTCTCTGTCTGTGCTGTCCACCACCACGATCACAAACTGCACAGAAAAACACTTTGAGACACATTTCCTTTGCCTTTCTGTACTTTTTTATCTTTATGTAGtacatctttattttaaaatgggGATTAGCACCAGTACCATTTTACTGAATTCGAATTCTAGTATCAACTATACACAAACGGGTCAAAAAAGTGCcttatttttatgatttacacATACAGGATGCAAACAACTGGGCAGAGCACAAATTAATGGAACAGAGTGCAGGGTCTTGAGGGTGCTTTCACATTAGCACTTTTAGTGCGCACCCAGGTTTGAATGACATCAATGTTCGGTTCGTTTGGATTATGTGTACGCCGTTTTTCGAACTCATGTGGGCACCCACAAACAATACCGGAGTCCACTTAAAAAGGTACTGTTCATACGACCTCCAGTATGGTTTACTGCTAACATGAACGCAATCATAccaaatcacggaagtgaacCGCTACTGATGATCTATAATTCCCAATCACAATTATTATGATacaatgcatttctcataccagcTTGTCTCCAAATACATTTGGCTTgcagcagacaaacgctaatattcatcacatcattgcacattcaatgcatccttGGCAGATGAACACAAGTATCGTTCTGTACAAGTTAAGTTTTGgaggtaaatccaaagagacaaacttaaATACTTTGCTTAACACAGTGAAGCTGACGTCTGCTttagttgttacctagttacagtggtaaattGCTGCCGCCTGTACTCGCATTGATGACATAATTGGACTATGGTTCAGCCGGTGTTGTATGGCTCGTATAAGCGCTGCTCTGTTTTGTCTTTAGCGTATTACACATATTTGGACACACACGAGGCTCACGAGGATACTGTGTTTTCATCTATCTCAGAGCAGTTCTTTGAAAAAGTGTGCTAAGAGTTTGGTTTGGTTAGCTAACGTGCGCTATATTTAAAGCGCTCCAGATTTACTTTaatcacacatttgtgtaattccaaatatgtctGGCTGCCACAAGTTACTAAACAAATCTAAAATAACTACATGGCACCAGGGTATTGTGGACCAAGAAGAAAATGAGGGCATTTCACCATGTTTGGAATAAGGAGTCAACTCAACtacacagaatctcaaaggtctgCCTCaagttttctgccaaaataaaggctcAAGACTGCAAAACAATGCTGTGTGCAAGTtaaaaaattattacagaaagatattaatattgtaaataataacactgtataataataaaatgtattatattacagTGGATTCCAAAAATTATGAAAAGTGAGCCAAGACACTTTCACAAAGTTCATCTGTGTTTcactgtttcatttatttttaattttcttatttttaaatacagataCCATGTTCTTTTGAACTGGGCAAACATGAAAGTGCACACATCTGTTTAAGTGTAATACAAAAAAAAGTTAGCTAATGCcagaataatcatgattaataatggatattttatgcaaaataatcttgattgtttttattaaccattatcgtgcagccctTAGAGAGCCTATAATGATTAATATGcgagacataaaaaaataaaaaataaaaaaacagcaagtaCTCGGTTTATCTGTCAACTACTAAAGTAgataaaatgaccaaaatgccattTCCTAgtttgaattaaattaattagattttagttagattaaaatcatgtttaacacTACAGAAACAAACATAGAAGGGTCAGAGAGAgagtttatatatactgtatatatatatatatatattacacgcacgcacacgcacacatacgcacgcacacatacagttgtgctcaaaagtttgcatacccttggagaattggtaatatatgtaccatttttaaagaaaacatgagtgagcaggcaaaaaacatttcttttatttcttatgggattcatattcaactgtaggttataacagaatggcacaatcataataaataaaaaaaaagcatggtggtggttcactgatgttttgggggtgtgtgagctctgaaGGCAcgtggaatcttgtgaaaattgatggcaagatgaatgcagcatgttatcagaaaatattggcagacaatttTCATTCTTCTGTACGAAAGCTGAGCATGGGACGcgcttggactttccagcacgacagtgaccctaagcacaaggccaagttgaccctccagtggttacagcagaaaaaggtgaaggttctggagtggccatcacagtcttctgaccttaatattatcgagccactctggagagatctcaaacgtgcggttcatgcaagacgaccaaagactttgcataacctggaggcattttgccaagacgaatgggcagctataccacctgcaagaatttggggcctcatagacaactattacaaaagactgcacgctgtcactgatgctaaagggggcaatacacagtattaagaactaagggtatgcagacttttgaacaggggtcatttcatttttttctttgttgccatgttttgttttatgattgtgccattctgttataacctacagttgaatatgaattccataagaaataaaagaaatgtgttttgcctgctcactcatgttttctttaaaaatggtacatatattaccaattctccaagtgtatgcaaacttttgagcacaactgtatatatccgCAAGCCTACCTCTGTATTAGTGTAATAAGTGTTCCAAGAGGAACGCAGTGATTCTTGTCCTCCAATGTCCCACATAAGGAAATGTGTGTTATTGACCACAATCTCTTCCACATTGCTTCCTATAGTTGGTGAAGTGTGGACCACCTCATTCATAGAGCTGAAGATGAgaacaacaaacacaacataaaacaaattcGGCATTCTGTATTGAGGGATTTAGAATGCCTGCACATCAAGATAATTatacataaaatgtaatgtaaagtaaaactacatatatatgtatttggATGATATTCAAGAATGGACTGCTTTTTACAACAAAGCACAATACTTACAACTGGTAAAGGATGGTGGTCTTTCCTGCATTGTCCAGTCCAACAATAATGACTTTGtgctctggggggggggggggttataaaGAAAAAATCAGGAAAACAATTAAATGTTGTGGTAAGCATTGTATATCAAGTCCAGAGtttgaaaaaattacaaaaacatgttttgcaATATATTTTGCTATATTTAAGATACCTGTGACAACTGCAGCCCTTCACTTGGTGATTCTAGCCTGAAAcctgaacatttttaaatatattcaaaGGAAATAGTCTAAATTCAAAACAATCCTGCTTTTTCTTTCGTTGgacataccaaaaaaaaaaaaaaagaataaggaaACAAATATTCCCTCAACAACAGGTATTGATGGCAGATAAGCCAGAATGGTATCAGAATAGCCAAGATATTTAGGATAAAACATGAATGTGCAAGGAAAAGGAAATGCATAGGAGTATG
Coding sequences within it:
- the LOC127447445 gene encoding ADP-ribosylation factor-like protein 5A, with protein sequence MGIIFTKLWRLFNHQEHKVIIVGLDNAGKTTILYQFSMNEVVHTSPTIGSNVEEIVVNNTHFLMWDIGGQESLRSSWNTYYTNTEFVIVVVDSTDRERISVTKEELYRMLAHEDLKKAGLLIFANKQDVKSCMTVAEISQSLQLTSVKDHQWHIQACCALTGEGLCQGLEWMMSRLRVR